Proteins from a single region of Palaemon carinicauda isolate YSFRI2023 chromosome 1, ASM3689809v2, whole genome shotgun sequence:
- the LOC137639916 gene encoding uncharacterized protein, whose amino-acid sequence MRGKECVTDYFLRAEAASTSLKSAGETISDSLLIAMVLKGLPEEFTPFNTVVMQKDTESTFPEFKSLLRSYEESLRSREAHRPDVKSENVLKVNYKKNPDYQCGGSASGSSVRCYSCGKTGHKSFECKLKKDRDGARCKNIVKGKGKAKIVLYDTNGIKQNVVLDNALYIPNFKQNIFSVQSAVSKGATVSFNPNHSELISPNGVSFEINKKGKLYYLNNVNSCKSHSLEEWHKVLGHCNVKDILKLEDKAEGMKISAKNEHSEINTDLTETEREGESRYPSRERTAPKYLEEYVDPDNVDLLGYSVHYCCKVTEIPESYREALNSHVAHKWIAAMDDEIQSLRDNNTYELS is encoded by the exons atgagagggaaagaatGTGTAACTGATTATTTTCTTCGAGCAGAGGCAGCCTCCACTTCGTTAAAGTCAGCTGGTGAGACGATCAGCGACAGCCTTCTTATTGCTATGGTGTTGAAGGGTCTTCCAGAGGAATTTACTCCATTTAATACTGTTGTTATGCAGAAGGATACCGAGTCTACGTTTCCAGAATTCAAGTCTCTGCTACGGAGTTATGAAGAAAGCCTGAGGAGTCGAGAGGCACACAGGCCTGATGTGAAGAGTGAGAACGTCCTTAAGGTGAATTATAAGAAGAATCCTGATTATCAGTGTGGTGGATCTGCCAGTGGCTCATCAGTAAGATGTTATTCATGTGGTAAGACTGGACATAAGTCTTTCGAGTGtaagttgaagaaagacagag atggtgcaagatgcaagaatattgttaaaggtaaaggtaaggctAAAATTGTGCTTTATGATACAAATGGTATAAAACAAAATGTTGTTCTTGATAATGCCTTGTATATTCCTAATTTTAAgcagaatatattttctgtacaatcagctgttagtaaaggagctacagtaagctttaatcctaatcattctgagttgataagtccaaatggtgtgtcttttgaaataaataagaaaggtaAGCTATATTATCTAAATAATGTAAACTCATGTAAATCTCATTCACTAGAGGAGTGGCATAAGGTTTTGGGACACTGCAATGTTAAAGACATTTTGAAGTTAGAAGATAAAGCTGAAGGTATGAAAATTAGTGCCAAAA atgagcatagtgaaattaatacagatttgactgaaactgaaagggaaggagagtcccGTTACCCAAGTAGGGAGCGAACTGCTCCCAAATATCTTGAAGAATATGTTGATCCTGATAATGTTGATTTACTGGGCTATTCTGTTCATTATTGTTGTAAAGTAACTGAAATTCCTGAAAGCTATAGAGAGGCATTAAATTCACATGTGGCTCACAAATGGATagctgcaatggatgatgaaattcaatctttgagagataacaatacttatgaattgt CCTGA